Proteins found in one Bacteroidia bacterium genomic segment:
- the frr gene encoding ribosome recycling factor: protein MSEIKKIISEAAAQMKKAVEHLEGELAKIRAGKASPVMLDGVKVDYYGTPTPLNQLAHITATDAKTLTVQAWEKNLIPVIEKAIRDANLGFNPTSDGSIIRILVPALTEERRKELVKQAKQVGEEAKIAVRNIRREYNEKIKKLAKSGVSEDEVKAGENEMQKQTDNFIAQIDAHLKQKEAEIMKI from the coding sequence ATGAGTGAGATTAAAAAGATTATCTCCGAAGCCGCAGCACAAATGAAAAAGGCAGTGGAGCACTTAGAAGGAGAGTTGGCTAAAATTCGTGCAGGAAAGGCAAGTCCTGTAATGTTGGACGGCGTAAAAGTGGATTACTACGGCACACCCACACCTCTTAACCAACTAGCCCATATCACTGCTACTGATGCTAAAACTCTCACGGTTCAAGCATGGGAAAAAAATCTCATTCCTGTTATAGAAAAAGCCATTCGTGATGCAAATTTAGGTTTTAATCCTACTTCGGATGGCAGTATTATCCGAATCTTAGTACCTGCCCTGACTGAAGAGCGCAGAAAAGAACTGGTAAAACAAGCTAAACAAGTAGGTGAGGAAGCTAAAATAGCCGTTCGTAATATTCGTAGGGAGTACAATGAAAAAATTAAAAAATTAGCTAAAAGCGGCGTGTCCGAAGATGAAGTCAAAGCAGGGGAAAATGAGATGCAAAAACAAACCGATAACTTCATTGCTCAAATTGATGCCCACTTGAAGCAAAAAGAAGCAGAGATTATGAAAATCTAA
- a CDS encoding carbohydrate binding family 9 domain-containing protein yields MMRCWILWISICCFFLQGLCQEKYVYCIQKAQDKIILDGKITEKSWEVAQKATDFWQSFPYDTSYCKSKTVAMMTYDEEFLYVGAICYDSLQGEYVVQSLKRDFSYPRTDAFAVYLDPLCDKTNGFNFTVSPYNVQREGILNDGGSMGVTTSWDNKWYSQTCIELGKWTVEMAIPFKTLRYKTDRKIWRVNFSRNDLKRNENGAWHPVPRQFNIAHLAYTGVLEWDSYPPPPGMNVVLIPYAIARAEQDYQNKIPLQTKPNTGLDAKVGITPSLNLDLTFNPDFSQVEVDRQVTNLSRFTLFFPERRNFFLENSDLFERFGFSKIRPFFSRNIGLYNGKVVPIIAGARLSGKVNQNWRIGAMSMQTEGVRELQLSSYNYSVFAVQRKVFERSNIAAILVNKQSVQGSEIQYAQYNRLAGIDYNLASKDGKWQGKLFYHHTFSPNNKSRDQNAHASWIMYNTRKVQAHWNHEFVGNNYNAEVGFVPRKNYVRLEPMVYVYFYPKSRWVNNFNFGLYTDMYFDRKGNFLDRIIRLSHVTNFQSSAHVDVSLEDIYTYLFFPFDPSGTNSKPLPIGGYYYKQANVSFTSNFRKTFSYSVLSTYGTYFIGHKWTSTAEVNYRWQPYAAFGLKADFNQITLPKPYTSADLVLIGTTIEITFTNNLFFTTFLQYNTQINNMNINSRLQWRFKPMSDLFIVYTDNYATHNLAVKNRALVIKLTYWLNV; encoded by the coding sequence ATGATGAGATGTTGGATATTATGGATAAGTATCTGTTGCTTTTTTTTACAAGGTTTGTGTCAGGAGAAATACGTTTATTGTATCCAAAAAGCTCAAGACAAAATTATTTTAGATGGTAAAATTACCGAAAAATCTTGGGAAGTTGCCCAAAAAGCTACAGACTTTTGGCAGTCTTTTCCATACGACACGAGCTACTGTAAGTCCAAAACCGTAGCAATGATGACCTACGACGAAGAATTTTTGTACGTGGGCGCTATTTGCTACGATTCTTTGCAAGGAGAATATGTGGTACAATCCTTAAAACGCGACTTTTCATATCCCCGCACAGATGCTTTCGCCGTTTATTTAGATCCTTTGTGCGACAAAACAAATGGTTTTAATTTCACTGTAAGTCCCTACAATGTTCAAAGAGAAGGGATTCTCAACGATGGCGGAAGTATGGGAGTTACCACTAGTTGGGACAATAAATGGTACTCTCAAACTTGTATTGAACTTGGTAAATGGACTGTGGAAATGGCTATCCCGTTCAAAACACTGCGATATAAAACAGATAGAAAAATTTGGCGCGTAAACTTTTCTCGTAACGACTTGAAGCGGAATGAAAACGGCGCTTGGCATCCCGTACCACGCCAGTTTAATATTGCACATTTAGCATATACAGGTGTTTTAGAATGGGACTCTTATCCTCCTCCCCCAGGCATGAATGTAGTCCTGATACCTTATGCAATTGCGCGCGCAGAGCAAGATTATCAAAACAAAATTCCCCTGCAAACCAAGCCAAATACAGGCTTGGACGCAAAAGTAGGAATTACACCTTCGCTTAATTTAGACCTAACTTTTAATCCCGATTTTTCCCAAGTAGAAGTAGATAGACAAGTAACAAACTTGAGCCGCTTTACCTTGTTTTTTCCTGAACGTAGAAACTTCTTTTTAGAAAATAGTGATTTATTTGAACGTTTTGGGTTTTCTAAAATTCGCCCTTTCTTTTCAAGAAATATCGGCTTATACAATGGAAAAGTAGTTCCGATTATTGCAGGAGCAAGATTAAGCGGTAAAGTCAACCAAAACTGGCGCATAGGCGCTATGTCTATGCAAACCGAAGGCGTGCGAGAATTACAGTTGAGTAGCTATAATTACAGCGTTTTTGCAGTACAGCGCAAAGTATTTGAGCGGTCTAATATAGCTGCTATTTTGGTCAATAAACAATCTGTACAAGGTTCAGAAATACAATATGCACAGTACAATCGTTTAGCTGGAATAGACTACAACTTAGCTTCAAAAGATGGCAAATGGCAAGGTAAATTGTTTTATCACCATACTTTTTCACCGAACAACAAGTCTCGGGACCAAAATGCACATGCTAGTTGGATTATGTACAATACGCGCAAAGTGCAAGCACACTGGAATCATGAATTTGTGGGAAATAACTACAACGCCGAAGTAGGCTTTGTGCCGCGTAAAAACTATGTCCGTTTAGAACCTATGGTCTATGTGTATTTTTATCCCAAAAGTAGATGGGTTAATAATTTTAATTTTGGCTTATATACAGACATGTATTTTGATAGAAAAGGCAATTTTTTGGACAGAATCATTCGTTTGAGCCATGTTACAAACTTTCAAAGTAGCGCGCATGTAGATGTTTCACTTGAAGATATCTACACGTATTTATTTTTTCCTTTTGACCCCAGTGGTACGAATAGCAAACCTTTGCCCATAGGAGGATACTATTACAAGCAAGCAAATGTAAGTTTTACCTCTAATTTTAGAAAAACTTTTTCATACAGTGTTTTAAGTACTTATGGGACATATTTCATCGGACATAAATGGACTTCCACAGCAGAGGTCAATTATCGTTGGCAGCCATACGCAGCTTTTGGCTTGAAAGCAGATTTTAATCAGATAACACTTCCTAAACCTTATACTTCTGCGGATTTAGTTTTAATAGGCACTACAATAGAAATTACTTTTACGAACAACTTGTTTTTTACTACCTTTCTTCAATACAACACCCAAATCAATAACATGAACATTAACTCTCGCTTGCAATGGCGATTCAAGCCAATGTCAGATTTGTTTATTGTTTATACGGATAAC